The Nostoc sp. HK-01 genomic interval GGATATACAGAGTTACTTGGGGCATAAGCAGATTCAAAATACTGTACGCTACACGGCAGAGAATCCCAGGCGATTTGAGCATTTTGATTGGCAGTGGGAACAGCCTTTTTGATGGGATTTTTATCCACTTTTATCATTAAAGGAGCGCGGTTTTTGTAAACGCTATCGACCACCAAATAAGCAACAGCAAAGTTCACGTTGGGGTAGTAAATTTTTGGGCATGGTACCAAAGGCCGGAAAAGGTGAACGTCTTTCACCAGGGCAGTTACCAATACCTGGATATCAGTGCCAGGTATCGAAAATTAACAACGAACAAGTCTCAAAAGTAGCAGAGCTATTTATTCTAGCCAATCGGGGTTTCAGGAGTTGAAAAACTGTTTTTTGGGTGGAGGTGCTAGTTTTTTATTAATTATTACCTTTCCTTCCCAAAATTTTTCATTCACCACAAGCAATTCCAATCTTCTCCCATTTTTCCTCTTTTCTTCTATTCTCCTCTCTATCTTCATCTTCAAATTCATATTATCCAAATAATCTTCATATCTTACATGTATCCCATATCTAATCATTCCACTATTCCTATCTAAATATTTTTTTATTGAATCGAAATCCATCATACCCATTTTATCTACTGTATCCTCTGTTATCGTCCGAAACAACTCTTTAACATCCATCCTCCCTAACCTATGCTGATTAATTCTTTTCCATTCCTCTTTTAATTTTTTGCTATTGCTGATTTGTAGAACATTAATTAAAAAAATCATTAAATAAACAAAATTTGGATTAATATTATTAATTAAATATTCCCAAACAGTTGAGGTATTACTGGCACAAAGTTTCTGAATATTTATTTCATAATTTTTTCTGGAATTTTCGAGATTATAACTTTTTTCTTGGCTTTGCCAAACAAAGTCTCGATTGAATAAGTCATTCTCCAAAGCTTGAATCAAACATATAGGTATAATAAGTTTTTGGTCATAATCTTTTATTAATAGCTGATTTATTACGGACACTGGCGATTTTAATTTTTTGCTTATACAGTAGGCTATTTGTTCTAATATTTGTCTAAAGCTATCTTTATCTGCATTATAAGGCTCACAAATCCAGTCAAAACTCAAACTCGACGGTCGGGAATAAGCTTTAGGAAGTTTACAAGTATTGAGCATTGTCTTATGTTTTTCTTCTTTAATTAAAGAAGCTAAAAGCAATGCAGCACGCAAAACTCTATTTTCATTATCACTCCAAAGCCAATCAACTAAAGCTTGTAACGCATTGGGAGTACCAATACCCACCAGAGCATCCATTACCTGATTGATACCATCACTGGTTACAGCTTTCTTAATTTCAGGCACAGCTATATCGCCCATACGTATCAAAGCCTGATCTAGTATTAGGCGAAATTCTATATTATCTAAATTGGCGTACTGCTGAGTTAATAATTCCGCCGCACTAGGTAAGTTAGTCAACGATAAAGCGTTTACGGCTGCCTTGCGACGAGCATCCGTTTCACTTGTGTTCTCAAGGGTTTCTTTTAAAAAAGAGAACACATCTGCACGTCTTCTGTCGTCCGCCGCCACTGAAGCAAAGGCATGATTTACTATATCCTCATTTTCATCTTCTCCTAGCCGGGATTTAAAGCTATTAATAATTTCCAAAGCTAATGTCGAATCAACTTTTTGAACATCAGCCAAACACTCAAACGCAACAACTGGATTTACTGTGCGTACTTCTCTAATTAAATTTGTACTATCTCCTGCTATTCCACACCAGAGTTTTAGTGTTTCACGCCAAGCATCAGGGTCAGCTTTAAAGCGATTCACTAGACCATTAGCATCTTCTCTCAGCTGACTGGCTGCAAAAAACTCCTGTAAAGTTAAATGAGCAAATTGATAACGTTCACCGCCATCAATCCTAAGTAGCAAACCATTACGTTCTACAATTTCCGACAGAATGGCTCTGGTACAGTCAGGTTGAAGATTGAGGTTAGGGAGTATGCTTGTTATTTCATTTTCAACTTTTTTCCAATCTACGCTGCGACGGTCTTGCCCTTGCTGGTTAGCATTGTCTTGAAAGAAAAGTGCTAAGTGTTGAAGTATTAATTTTTTATCACGCGCTTGAAATTGGTTGCGTTCTTTATGCCATTGTTCTAATAAAATATCTGTTGCTATCCGATAAAACTCTGCTCTTGAATGAGGTAGCACAACAGGAGTATCAGCATAAAGATAGGCAATAATAGTAAGCATGAGCGGATTACGTGCCAGTTCCATAATTCGCGGTCGGTCATGCAATGTTTGTATAAGTTGCTCAACAGATTTAGAGGCTGGCATATCTGGCTTCCACGGAACTAAAAATTCACGAATCTGTTGGTCATTGAACTCAACAACTTCTAGCGTCTGCTCCATGAAATCATTAAATTCCCCTCTATAAACAGCAGTACGGCAAGTAATAATAACAGGACAATCTTTATGTGTATCTAAAAAATCATTAATTAGGTCAACTACCTTTTGACGCTCATTACTGCTTACCTCGTCAAAACCGTCTAATAGCAACAACAGCTTGTTTTTATCTAAACTTTGGGATACGAAGGATTGAGCATTAGGAAAACCATCCCGCGCAAAGGCTTCTACCAATTGCTGCTCTACTGTCAATTCTTTATTACTGAATCGATGTAGCTCTACTAAAACTGGTACACATTGAAATTTTTTAAATAAGTCTGCCCAACGACCTTCAGCGTAGCAAAGAGCGATATATTTCAACAGCATTGTTTTACCAGAGCCAGGAGAGCCTTTCACCATAAGTCGGCGATACTTAGCTACAGCTTGAAAGGCATCAATTAAATCAGTGTCGTTAGTGCCTGTAACTTTGAGTGGAACGTATATGTCTTTTAGCTTTAAAGGTCTATTAGGTCGAAATGATATTTTTAAATTTTCATATTTCTCCTGAATTTCTTTTCTGTAGCGTTTGAGTGCAGCACCACGCAGCCATGAAGTTCCTGATAGTTTACTATAGAGTTGATTTCCTATAAACTCAAAACCTTGGCTAACCCATGTAGTTAAAGTATCTTTAAAAATTAAAATAAAGAATAAAACTATAGCAACTGACCACCCAGTTTCAGGCTTCAGTTGTTCCCATAAGTTATTCTTTTTTGCTTCTAATTGCTTGGTGTACTCGTTATCGTATATTTCTAAAATTTCATCATCTTTTAAGTCTGGAGATTTTTTACCGTAACGCTTAACAGCATAGTCATTTCTTCTTGGAATATCGTTTTCGACATCATT includes:
- a CDS encoding signal transduction protein, whose product is MKFMRILQYIKKLKSAKNSLKQKRLYALLFTLTLCLVLSTSAVPSYSQTPTPTPRPVIEQKVRELAKNDVENDIPRRNDYAVKRYGKKSPDLKDDEILEIYDNEYTKQLEAKKNNLWEQLKPETGWSVAIVLFFILIFKDTLTTWVSQGFEFIGNQLYSKLSGTSWLRGAALKRYRKEIQEKYENLKISFRPNRPLKLKDIYVPLKVTGTNDTDLIDAFQAVAKYRRLMVKGSPGSGKTMLLKYIALCYAEGRWADLFKKFQCVPVLVELHRFSNKELTVEQQLVEAFARDGFPNAQSFVSQSLDKNKLLLLLDGFDEVSSNERQKVVDLINDFLDTHKDCPVIITCRTAVYRGEFNDFMEQTLEVVEFNDQQIREFLVPWKPDMPASKSVEQLIQTLHDRPRIMELARNPLMLTIIAYLYADTPVVLPHSRAEFYRIATDILLEQWHKERNQFQARDKKLILQHLALFFQDNANQQGQDRRSVDWKKVENEITSILPNLNLQPDCTRAILSEIVERNGLLLRIDGGERYQFAHLTLQEFFAASQLREDANGLVNRFKADPDAWRETLKLWCGIAGDSTNLIREVRTVNPVVAFECLADVQKVDSTLALEIINSFKSRLGEDENEDIVNHAFASVAADDRRRADVFSFLKETLENTSETDARRKAAVNALSLTNLPSAAELLTQQYANLDNIEFRLILDQALIRMGDIAVPEIKKAVTSDGINQVMDALVGIGTPNALQALVDWLWSDNENRVLRAALLLASLIKEEKHKTMLNTCKLPKAYSRPSSLSFDWICEPYNADKDSFRQILEQIAYCISKKLKSPVSVINQLLIKDYDQKLIIPICLIQALENDLFNRDFVWQSQEKSYNLENSRKNYEINIQKLCASNTSTVWEYLINNINPNFVYLMIFLINVLQISNSKKLKEEWKRINQHRLGRMDVKELFRTITEDTVDKMGMMDFDSIKKYLDRNSGMIRYGIHVRYEDYLDNMNLKMKIERRIEEKRKNGRRLELLVVNEKFWEGKVIINKKLAPPPKKQFFNS